In Streptomyces sp. NBC_00569, a single genomic region encodes these proteins:
- a CDS encoding Gfo/Idh/MocA family protein: protein MTRLDVGLIGAGGIARAHLPAWIELGARVTILSTDGNAEKLAAKYAESGVTATHSMAGLLDRSTVVDICTPTFTHRELALDAIAAGKHVICEKPLALTASEAAEMADAAEAAGVLLFPAHVVRYFPAYAAMAESVGKGAVGTPAVLRFTRSGAYPVWAPWFCDPALSGGILMDQMIHDLDLARMLAGEVVRVHAKLRGRQEPGAKPGDVAVGTAVLTHASGAISHVLGVWGLPDLQFRTTFRVAGPDGILEHDSTALPGFRILAQGTRPPGEGIPRSPMTESPYLTELREFARAVDGGPAPRVTARDGVEAVRIAAAAAASARTGESVELKISEEAAR from the coding sequence ATGACACGCCTCGATGTGGGTCTGATCGGCGCGGGCGGCATCGCCCGGGCCCATCTGCCCGCGTGGATCGAGCTGGGCGCACGCGTCACCATCCTGTCCACGGACGGGAACGCGGAGAAACTCGCCGCGAAGTACGCCGAGTCCGGTGTGACGGCCACGCACAGCATGGCCGGTCTCCTGGACCGCTCCACCGTCGTCGACATCTGCACACCCACGTTCACCCACCGGGAGCTCGCTCTCGACGCGATCGCCGCCGGCAAGCACGTCATCTGCGAGAAGCCTCTCGCCCTCACCGCGTCCGAGGCCGCCGAGATGGCGGACGCGGCCGAGGCGGCGGGCGTCCTGCTGTTCCCGGCGCACGTGGTGCGCTACTTCCCCGCGTACGCGGCGATGGCCGAGTCCGTCGGCAAAGGCGCCGTCGGGACCCCCGCGGTCCTGCGCTTCACCCGCTCGGGCGCCTACCCGGTGTGGGCGCCGTGGTTCTGCGACCCGGCCCTGTCGGGCGGCATCCTGATGGACCAGATGATCCACGACCTCGACCTGGCCCGCATGCTCGCTGGCGAGGTCGTACGCGTCCACGCAAAACTCCGCGGCCGTCAGGAGCCCGGCGCGAAACCCGGTGACGTCGCGGTCGGCACGGCGGTCCTGACCCACGCGTCGGGCGCGATCAGCCACGTCCTCGGCGTCTGGGGCCTGCCCGACCTCCAGTTCCGTACGACGTTCCGTGTCGCCGGCCCCGACGGGATCCTGGAGCACGACTCGACGGCCCTGCCCGGGTTCCGCATCCTCGCCCAGGGCACGCGCCCGCCCGGCGAGGGCATCCCCCGCAGCCCGATGACGGAGAGCCCGTACCTGACGGAGCTGCGCGAGTTCGCCCGGGCGGTGGACGGCGGACCCGCTCCCCGCGTGACGGCCCGCGACGGAGTCGAGGCGGTGCGGATCGCGGCAGCGGCGGCCGCCTCGGCCCGGACGGGCGAGTCCGTGGAACTCAAGATCTCCGAGGAGGCGGCCCGATGA
- a CDS encoding Gfo/Idh/MocA family protein, whose product MKVGVLSFAHVHAGGFARLLDDMEGVEVLAADPDTDLAAPGEVRGREFADRLGVAYAHSYEELFAWGPDKVVVCSENVRHRPLVELAAAHGADVLCEKPLATTEEDGAAMVEACRAAGVRLAVAHPVRFSPAYTAVRAAVRSGTAGGVLAVSGANNGYLPAARRRWFADPRLAGGGALMDHTVHIADLLDDLFEASPATTVYAQVNNVLHEGQVDADTAGLVTVEYANGAVATIDCSWSQPQHHPAWGGLQMQVIGDRATLEMDAFDQKVHGFSESSRAPFELPYGVNLDALMLHSFLYGSGGGTSVTDGESGLRSLRIVTAAYRSAREGRAVPVR is encoded by the coding sequence ATGAAGGTCGGAGTGCTGTCGTTCGCGCACGTCCACGCGGGCGGGTTCGCCCGCCTGCTCGACGACATGGAAGGCGTCGAGGTCCTGGCGGCCGACCCGGACACGGATCTGGCGGCGCCGGGCGAGGTCCGCGGCCGGGAGTTCGCCGACCGGCTCGGGGTGGCCTACGCGCACTCGTACGAGGAGCTGTTCGCCTGGGGCCCCGACAAGGTCGTCGTCTGCTCGGAGAACGTCCGCCACCGGCCCCTCGTGGAGCTGGCGGCGGCGCACGGCGCGGACGTGCTGTGCGAGAAGCCCCTCGCGACGACGGAGGAGGACGGCGCGGCGATGGTCGAGGCGTGCCGTGCAGCGGGGGTACGGCTCGCGGTGGCGCACCCCGTCCGTTTCAGCCCGGCGTACACGGCGGTCCGCGCCGCGGTGCGCTCCGGCACCGCGGGCGGCGTCCTCGCGGTGTCCGGCGCCAACAACGGCTACCTGCCGGCCGCCCGGCGCCGCTGGTTCGCCGATCCCCGACTCGCGGGCGGTGGAGCCCTGATGGACCACACCGTGCACATCGCGGACCTCCTGGACGACCTCTTCGAGGCGTCACCCGCGACCACCGTGTACGCACAGGTCAACAACGTGCTCCACGAGGGACAGGTGGACGCGGACACCGCGGGGCTCGTCACGGTCGAGTACGCGAACGGCGCCGTCGCGACGATCGACTGCAGCTGGAGCCAGCCCCAGCACCACCCGGCCTGGGGCGGGTTGCAGATGCAGGTGATCGGCGACCGGGCGACCCTGGAGATGGACGCCTTCGACCAGAAGGTCCACGGCTTCAGCGAGTCGTCCCGCGCGCCCTTCGAACTTCCCTACGGCGTCAACCTGGACGCCCTGATGCTCCACTCGTTCCTGTACGGGAGCGGCGGCGGGACGAGCG